From one Streptomyces sp. N50 genomic stretch:
- a CDS encoding family 78 glycoside hydrolase catalytic domain, which yields MTEENRRALSRRHMLGIMTATAAGASLPLAAVANAEGASTAAARGHRGAPAELQVNSRVAPVGTETPPAFSWLPPVARQTAYEIQVGTGPGRADVWRSGKVASSNSIEVAYQGAPLHSGRNYSWRVRTWDEKGAPGPWSEPVTWETGLLKGEKDWSGARWIGGRETRDHDWKDLTGTVVFRGGPDTAGGLALLLRAEPIGKTWGEGLNWTVRQSGDDMQLVMRTSHYAGNTWVDDGTSEPDWGVDHYDPQSETNPTTAGTRSVPVGTVTLPASTGLTKDTWATRDHTVVVAVTGLTVTTTVNGVEVDSRTLTGDQIRRHGSFGFAGGTSATVRSVKVTGTGASDFWVDLTTGANPFENGIGTLAGLTFPPKNPFIPSKNSVLPIANPAPILRRAFALPKGRRIAKARLHLSAAGNVTFTVNGDPITVDGERATTGRTNVPRLLTDQSTYDRTVLYDTFDVTELLHAGRENVVAAELGRGWYGVTTPQEWYWQLAPYTGQPRLRAKLVVTYTDGSATTLITDKDWLGTDGPTTYDSVYSGEKYDARRAEELGEWRSVAHRAGREWRPATVLIPPGSCSGPPPKYHGALPATKIPDGFRPAVMRAHEAEPVLVSQTLRPVSLTETAPGSGTWVLDYGQILTGLVRLQLTDIRPDKEGLTLRIRGGNRISGGDGTAASPLSVEEENFQHDANLQTHYYTLGKRPTQTWEQQFSHFGFRYLEVMNLEVVLGRAPDPKRDADLLTVGVARTGFARTGTFTTDNALLNRLQRNLEWAEQNNLVQKPTDTPSREKNGWTGDAMASSESESLTWDVNAVLTNYLRHFPDTQISTGQLPMFVPIAKGGYGYDRTPGWNATWKAVPAWDSAYFVIPWELYTYYGNSSLFAELYDHQDTLLTYYETLFTAENDYKFEASLGAYSGAEPPGSNAVISLAFYIHFCDYMDEVGRRLDRTERAAYYAKLAHTLRKAFIANYWDASLGCFTQGSVSSENTLAIAFDMVPGSDLKSDDPCYLAGTKTVAENKKALAKLLADRIVAADQHIQNDMYGSRYEFNILSEYGYTDVALKAVTQTGIPGYVYQIAKGATSLWEQWADRLSVDHHYRSNVATWFYQSLAGIRPTATAYESLRIRPYIPTAAVNSRVPENTDDTDLSPATLDHVSASIDTVRGTVSSEWGRRPDGRIDLAVTVPYNTGAEIWVPTQGKPVSAPRGAAFVRDDTSGGAPYKVYRASAGSYRFNA from the coding sequence GTGACCGAGGAGAACAGACGTGCGCTGAGCCGCCGACACATGCTCGGCATCATGACGGCCACGGCGGCCGGGGCCTCGCTCCCGCTCGCCGCCGTGGCCAACGCCGAGGGGGCGAGCACGGCGGCAGCGCGCGGGCACCGTGGCGCACCGGCGGAGTTGCAGGTCAACTCGCGGGTCGCCCCCGTGGGAACGGAGACCCCGCCGGCGTTCAGCTGGCTGCCTCCGGTGGCCAGGCAGACGGCGTACGAGATCCAGGTCGGCACCGGGCCGGGCAGGGCCGACGTCTGGCGCAGCGGCAAGGTGGCGAGTTCGAACAGCATCGAGGTGGCCTACCAGGGCGCCCCGCTGCACTCGGGGCGAAACTACTCCTGGCGGGTGCGGACCTGGGACGAGAAGGGCGCACCCGGTCCCTGGAGCGAGCCGGTGACGTGGGAGACCGGCCTCCTGAAGGGCGAGAAGGACTGGTCGGGTGCGCGGTGGATCGGCGGTCGCGAGACGCGGGACCACGACTGGAAGGACCTGACCGGAACCGTCGTCTTCCGCGGTGGCCCCGACACCGCCGGCGGGCTGGCCCTGCTCCTGCGCGCCGAACCCATCGGGAAGACCTGGGGCGAGGGCCTCAACTGGACCGTCCGGCAGAGTGGCGACGACATGCAGTTGGTCATGAGGACCAGCCACTATGCCGGCAACACCTGGGTGGACGACGGCACTTCGGAGCCGGACTGGGGCGTCGACCACTACGACCCGCAGAGCGAGACCAACCCCACCACCGCGGGTACCCGCAGTGTCCCGGTCGGCACGGTCACCCTCCCCGCCTCCACCGGACTGACCAAGGACACCTGGGCCACGCGTGACCACACGGTGGTGGTCGCCGTGACCGGCCTCACCGTGACCACCACCGTCAACGGCGTCGAGGTCGACAGCCGCACCCTCACCGGCGACCAGATCCGCCGTCACGGCAGCTTCGGCTTCGCCGGCGGCACCAGCGCCACCGTCCGCAGCGTCAAGGTGACCGGTACCGGAGCCTCCGACTTCTGGGTCGATCTCACCACGGGCGCCAACCCGTTCGAGAACGGCATCGGCACTCTCGCCGGCCTCACCTTCCCCCCGAAGAACCCGTTCATCCCGTCCAAGAACAGCGTGCTGCCCATCGCCAACCCGGCACCTATCCTGCGCCGAGCGTTCGCCCTTCCCAAGGGCCGCCGCATAGCGAAGGCCCGGCTGCACCTGAGCGCGGCGGGCAACGTCACGTTCACCGTCAACGGCGACCCGATCACCGTCGACGGCGAGCGCGCGACCACGGGCCGGACCAACGTGCCCAGACTGCTCACCGACCAGAGCACCTACGACCGCACGGTCCTCTACGACACCTTCGACGTGACCGAACTGCTCCACGCCGGACGGGAGAACGTCGTCGCCGCGGAACTCGGCCGCGGCTGGTACGGCGTGACCACGCCCCAGGAGTGGTACTGGCAGCTCGCTCCCTACACCGGCCAGCCGCGCCTGCGCGCGAAGCTCGTCGTGACCTACACCGACGGTTCCGCCACCACGCTGATCACGGACAAGGACTGGCTCGGCACGGACGGGCCCACGACGTACGACTCCGTCTACTCGGGCGAGAAGTACGACGCCCGGCGTGCGGAGGAACTGGGGGAGTGGCGCTCGGTCGCCCACCGCGCTGGCCGCGAGTGGCGCCCCGCCACCGTTCTGATCCCGCCGGGCAGTTGCTCGGGCCCTCCACCGAAGTACCACGGCGCGCTGCCCGCCACGAAGATCCCCGACGGCTTCAGACCCGCCGTCATGAGGGCCCACGAGGCGGAGCCGGTGCTGGTCAGCCAGACGCTGCGCCCGGTCTCCCTCACCGAGACGGCCCCCGGATCGGGGACCTGGGTCCTGGACTACGGCCAGATCCTCACCGGCCTTGTCCGTCTCCAGCTCACTGACATACGCCCGGACAAGGAGGGCCTCACCCTTCGGATCCGCGGCGGCAACCGGATCAGTGGGGGCGACGGCACGGCCGCCTCCCCGCTGTCCGTCGAGGAGGAGAACTTCCAGCACGACGCCAACCTCCAGACGCACTACTACACCCTCGGCAAGCGGCCGACGCAGACCTGGGAGCAGCAGTTCAGCCACTTCGGCTTCCGCTACCTGGAAGTGATGAACCTGGAGGTGGTCCTCGGACGGGCCCCCGACCCGAAGCGGGACGCGGACCTGCTGACCGTGGGCGTCGCGCGCACCGGTTTCGCCCGCACCGGCACCTTCACCACGGACAACGCGCTGCTCAACCGCCTTCAGCGCAACCTGGAGTGGGCCGAGCAGAACAACCTCGTCCAGAAGCCCACCGACACCCCGTCACGCGAGAAGAACGGCTGGACCGGCGACGCCATGGCGAGCTCCGAGTCCGAGTCCCTCACCTGGGACGTCAACGCCGTCCTCACCAACTACCTGCGCCACTTCCCCGACACCCAGATCTCCACCGGCCAGCTGCCCATGTTCGTCCCCATCGCCAAGGGCGGCTACGGCTACGACCGCACCCCCGGCTGGAACGCCACGTGGAAGGCGGTACCGGCCTGGGACTCGGCGTACTTCGTCATCCCGTGGGAGCTGTACACGTACTACGGCAACAGCAGCCTCTTCGCCGAGCTCTACGACCACCAGGACACGCTCCTGACGTACTACGAGACGCTGTTCACCGCCGAGAACGACTACAAGTTCGAGGCCTCGCTGGGTGCTTACTCCGGCGCCGAGCCGCCCGGCAGCAACGCCGTCATCAGCCTCGCCTTCTACATCCACTTCTGCGACTACATGGACGAGGTGGGCCGCAGGTTGGACCGCACCGAACGAGCCGCCTATTACGCGAAGTTGGCGCACACGCTGCGCAAGGCGTTCATCGCGAACTACTGGGACGCCTCACTGGGTTGCTTCACTCAGGGCAGCGTCTCCAGTGAGAACACACTCGCCATCGCCTTCGACATGGTCCCCGGTTCGGACTTGAAGTCCGACGACCCCTGCTATCTGGCAGGGACGAAGACGGTCGCGGAGAACAAGAAGGCCCTCGCGAAGCTGTTGGCCGACCGGATCGTGGCCGCGGATCAGCACATCCAGAACGACATGTACGGCTCGCGCTACGAGTTCAACATCCTGAGCGAATACGGCTACACGGACGTGGCGTTGAAGGCGGTCACCCAGACCGGCATCCCCGGCTACGTCTACCAGATCGCCAAGGGCGCGACCTCGCTGTGGGAACAGTGGGCCGACCGGCTCTCGGTCGACCACCACTACCGCTCCAACGTGGCCACCTGGTTCTACCAGAGCCTGGCCGGCATCAGGCCGACCGCGACCGCCTACGAGTCGCTGCGCATCCGCCCGTACATCCCCACGGCTGCCGTCAACAGCCGGGTCCCGGAGAACACCGACGACACCGACCTGTCTCCCGCGACCCTCGACCACGTCAGTGCCTCGATCGACACCGTGCGCGGCACGGTGTCCTCGGAGTGGGGACGCCGCCCGGACGGCCGGATCGACCTCGCGGTGACCGTGCCGTACAACACCGGGGCCGAGATCTGGGTGCCCACACAGGGCAAGCCCGTCAGCGCGCCCCGGGGTGCCGCCTTCGTCCGCGACGACACCTCGGGCGGTGCGCCTTACAAGGTCTACCGGGCGAGTGCGGGCTCGTACCGCTTCAACGCGTGA
- a CDS encoding TetR family transcriptional regulator has product MAYDSTATKERILAAATAEFAAHGVAGARVDRIAAEARANKRAIYDYFGDKNKLFAVVLERVLADLAEAVPPSDDLPGYAERLFDYHRAHPEALRLVMWEALEVGDQPVPAEEARTRHYQDKIDAAESAGPGGDARTRVFFTLALAGWGIAMPQLRRMVLGADYSLDDLRVDVTRAVRALPTDAAPPGSV; this is encoded by the coding sequence ATGGCATACGACTCCACGGCGACCAAGGAACGCATCCTCGCGGCGGCGACGGCGGAGTTCGCTGCGCACGGGGTCGCCGGCGCCCGGGTGGACCGTATCGCCGCCGAGGCCAGGGCCAACAAGCGTGCGATCTATGACTACTTCGGGGACAAGAACAAGCTCTTCGCCGTCGTTCTCGAACGCGTGCTGGCCGACCTCGCCGAGGCCGTGCCGCCCAGCGACGACCTGCCCGGCTATGCCGAGCGCCTCTTCGACTACCACCGCGCTCACCCGGAGGCCCTGCGACTGGTGATGTGGGAGGCCCTGGAGGTCGGCGACCAGCCCGTCCCGGCGGAAGAGGCCCGCACCCGCCACTACCAGGACAAGATCGACGCCGCCGAGTCCGCCGGTCCGGGCGGCGACGCGCGTACCCGCGTGTTCTTCACCCTCGCCCTGGCCGGCTGGGGCATCGCCATGCCCCAATTGCGGCGCATGGTCCTCGGCGCCGACTACAGCCTCGACGACCTCCGCGTGGACGTCACCCGGGCGGTACGGGCCTTGCCGACGGATGCGGCGCCTCCTGGCTCGGTGTAG
- a CDS encoding MFS transporter: MSRKLPLLMALACGVGVANVYFPQALTPLIADGLGVAPATAAIVATVTQLGYAVGIFLLVPLGDRLPRRPLIAGLLATTGLALLAAGLAPATGPLLAVGALVGIATVVPQLLLPMAAGLVEPDRRGSVIGTLQAGLIGGILLARTFGGVLGEHLGWRAPYLVAAVLTGLLAVVLGLALPNDVPAVHDRYPTLLADTLRMLRTEKALQRSVLFQFTVFGGFSAAWTALALLVTGPRYSMGTQAVGLLALIGAGSMFCAPAAGRWVDRLGADRVNLWCVLAALAAAAVLTGGSLGGAAGLVALAAGLLLLDVAVQCGQVANQARIFALRPEARSRLNTGYMTCTFLGGSAGSWLGTRAYVQFGWGAVCGLITLAALLALAAYLVGRGRHSAVNTLAAGFPSARPTQKGTGQVTR; the protein is encoded by the coding sequence ATGTCCCGCAAGCTGCCCCTGCTGATGGCGCTGGCCTGTGGTGTCGGCGTCGCGAACGTCTACTTCCCGCAGGCCCTCACCCCGCTCATCGCCGACGGACTGGGTGTCGCCCCGGCCACCGCGGCGATCGTCGCGACGGTGACCCAACTCGGCTACGCCGTCGGCATCTTCCTGCTGGTGCCGCTCGGCGACCGCCTCCCCCGCCGTCCACTGATCGCCGGACTGCTCGCCACGACCGGCCTCGCCCTCCTGGCCGCCGGTCTCGCCCCGGCCACCGGCCCGCTCCTCGCGGTCGGCGCCCTGGTGGGCATCGCGACCGTGGTCCCACAACTCCTGCTGCCCATGGCGGCCGGCCTGGTCGAGCCCGATCGACGGGGCAGCGTGATCGGCACCCTGCAGGCCGGCCTCATCGGCGGCATCCTGCTGGCCCGCACCTTCGGCGGCGTACTGGGCGAGCACCTGGGCTGGCGTGCGCCGTACCTCGTCGCCGCCGTATTGACCGGGCTGCTCGCCGTCGTTCTCGGCCTCGCCCTGCCCAACGACGTCCCGGCCGTGCACGATCGCTATCCGACCCTGCTCGCCGACACTCTGCGGATGCTGCGCACCGAGAAGGCGCTACAGCGTTCCGTGCTCTTCCAGTTCACCGTCTTCGGCGGGTTCAGCGCCGCCTGGACCGCCCTGGCCCTCCTGGTGACCGGCCCCCGGTACAGCATGGGCACACAGGCGGTGGGCCTGTTGGCCTTGATCGGGGCGGGCAGCATGTTCTGCGCGCCCGCGGCCGGACGCTGGGTGGACCGGCTCGGTGCCGACCGGGTGAACCTGTGGTGCGTCCTGGCCGCCCTCGCCGCGGCGGCGGTACTCACCGGAGGCTCACTGGGCGGAGCGGCGGGACTCGTGGCCCTGGCCGCCGGGCTGCTCCTGCTGGACGTGGCGGTGCAATGCGGCCAAGTCGCCAACCAGGCCCGCATCTTCGCCCTGCGGCCAGAGGCCCGCAGCCGTCTGAACACCGGCTACATGACCTGCACGTTCCTCGGCGGCAGTGCCGGATCATGGCTCGGCACCCGTGCCTACGTCCAGTTCGGCTGGGGTGCCGTCTGCGGCCTCATCACCCTGGCCGCACTCCTCGCCCTCGCCGCATACCTGGTCGGCCGCGGTCGGCACAGCGCGGTGAACACTCTTGCTGCCGGGTTCCCTTCCGCGCGACCCACGCAGAAGGGAACCGGCCAGGTCACGCGTTGA